The Hevea brasiliensis isolate MT/VB/25A 57/8 chromosome 1, ASM3005281v1, whole genome shotgun sequence DNA segment AAAGTGGAGAACTCGGTACTGGATCTTTACAGTTTATGAACATTAAGCTCTGGTAGTATTTCTCCTCATAGTGTAGTGCTTGTCGAAGCAAATCCCACTTGTATGGACTGGCCCAAGACTCGTTATCGAATACATTCAAATAATGGCGAGGGATGGAGGAGCAATTATCCTTTTGGAAACCGGCATCCACCACTCGAATTGTGAAGTTATTGTAATTGATAGACTCAACGTAATATTTTGTTGAATCCAAGTATGCTACTGTATGGTTGTTTTCACAAGTAAGTTCAGACTCTTTGTGGCCGCAGTTTTCAGGATCGTTTTTGAATCGAAAAGGGTACCTAATGTTGTCGATGTTGCCACAAGATGTGGTGCAGTTTTTGCTTGTTCTAGCATAGCAACCTTGGTAAATCAGCACCAGAAACAGAAGGGCTGCATATCCAGCAAAATGCATCTTTCGACTACCAATCATTCTATGCTGAGAGAGATCACTTACGTACAGATAATTAATGCTTCTACTGTTAAACAGAAGGGGCAGAGCAATTTCTTTGGTCCTCAGAAGTCTTCAGCATTTGAAGATAGTTTTTCCATATGATGTCAAAGAGTCCCACACACAGCAATTTCTTGGGTCCTCACAGGAATCTTCAAAATTTGAAAATAGTTTTTCCATATGATGCCAAAAAGTTCCACTCATGAACATATTTTACCTactcaaagtttacttccattAATTATTACTTAATTAGCATAAATTTTAGTTTCATTTTAGTCGATTAGCCTTGCGTTACTATTAACATTACTACTTCAAACTTTTTTGTTGTTATTTTTAATACTATTATATGACATAGaaataacttttaaatattaAACGAACATAACTCATTCATTAATAAataaaacttgtaaattattttaaaccTTGtgaaatttttatgtatttttaaattttttaatttaaatattgtaaaatatttaatatttggcCTTGTAGTTTGTTATCGTTAAAAATCTATATATATGAGCAGCAAAATGATGATATACAATGTCAATTAATGCAATTACATGTCCAAATaaagttaataattttttttaataggagAATGGAGGAGTAGAGATTTAATTTTAACTCTATCAACTGAGTAATATATCTTTAACTGCTAAATCAATTCAGGCTAAGCATTGAAGGAAGCAGTGTAGTtgatgaaaaaaataaaacattttatatttaattacaaaaatgtTAGTGCAAaaactaataatttataaaaaaaaatgttgaaaattaattcattaaaagtaAAAGAATATTATTGAATAAAAAAGTTAATTAAACAAATATCCtaagtatttattatttttaaatttaaaaatataattatgaaattcTAATAATTTACACTACAACAAATTTAAACTTTAATAGCATTCCTTTCCTTATAtgttgttcaaaattttaaatataatgttAGTAAGAGTTATCAATGAGCACTAATAATTTGCATAAATCTCAGCACTTTCATACTAATTTATTGCGTCATTGTGCATgatattgtatatattatttactaTTTTATATATTACCTTGATGTCTAAATATATCATCTTgatattatttatcattttaaaattgTATATAGAATGACGTtaaaaaaatattgttaaaatctAGATTTATTGTAGTGTTATTTacaaataacaaataaataacaaacaaataataactaaattttaatatcaaattaATTAGTGTTAACTGTTAATCAATCACAACCTTCCTCCTTTATTCGAGTTTGAGATACCTAAcacaaaattataattatatatatgagaatATTGAAATAACTCTATTTTGCTAATTAATCTCAgtcactaataaaaaaaatttcaaaaatagtttagGACTAAAATTGAAACCATTAAAGACAcggtaattattatataaaaagaatcatataaaaatatgagagagtaaaaaaaaaatatattaaagttATGTCAGAATGGTTTAACAATTTGAAAGTCCATATATCGAATTCTCATATTTTatgagaaaaaaatatttaagttATTGTCATGTCATTAAATTTAccatatgaaaattttaaaaattattaattgtcCTTTTATCGTTGTCCTCAATCCCTAGGAGTTTGTTCTcttatcaaaattttatatttttatttaataaaaattgaatttcactaaaattttagttttgatatCTATCAAAGTTGTTATTAGTATCTATCAAAGTTGTtactaataattaataaaaaaaatatttttgtttAGTAGGGCTCTTAATAAAATGTAATGTCTATCTAAGAAAATAatatctttctttttattttaaatgtaaaataatCTTTCTTTTTATATACCTCACGACTTTACATGGCCAAGTCTTTTTTAAAAGGGTATCGACGGACTATCTTGATTTTAATATGCTAAGTTTAGAATGGTAGAGTAGTCCTCCCATAAAGAAAAAGTCTAAACTGTATGGATTTTCAAATTTGACACCAATTTTCactcataaatattaaaataatctttTGTAGTTACAAAattctgtaattaatttgaaATGTGGAAGTACATACAATTTTCAAGTTTATGTAAATTGAGCAGAAAAGCTTATGtatttgtattaaaaagcataaCTTTTAGAATCGGATCCACTTCCCATTGATTGGATTGGCTTACTTGAGAGTAGAACCAATGGCTGATTCTGTtcatatttgaaattttaattttcaagaatTGGGGTTGATCCACATGAATTGATCGATTAAACGCTGAACCGATGCCCGATCGAGTTTGTTGTGGATCAACGAGTGGACCATGTCTTTGAAAAATTTTAGTGTTGATAAGCGGATTTGAACTTGGGTTTGTTGGTAGAATTTGAAACATGTTCCCTTTTGAATTATATATATCAACCTTctataagaaaataaatataagatTACATTGTTCTAAGTCTTCTGATGTACAGAACGCAAATGTTTGTTTCTCTAAAAGGTaactttaaactcttattttgGATAATACAATTTTATTATCGATAGTTAATTTTAAGAAACAATAATTTTGAGAAACAAttgtcaaataaaaattaagaaatattaATTGAAGGGAAAATAAATTGCTTGCTGACTTTTTGATGCGTCTCCCAAACTCAATCTTGGAGTAAAGTACTTAAAGGGGAACAAAGTTATGAGACCAACGGATAGTGATATTAATAGAATGaactctcttcataaaaaatctgCTGGTGTACAGGCTTGCTAGGCAAGGCCTTCGATGTCAAGGAGGAGGCTCGTAGTATAGTTTCCTTGGTACCTACTCATGAAATTCTCTCTAATTATGAACAAACTTCGTGCCGCACCTCTATGATTATGAACAAGCATATTTTCGCAAATCCTTCAAC contains these protein-coding regions:
- the LOC131183119 gene encoding uncharacterized protein LOC131183119; its protein translation is MHFAGYAALLFLVLIYQGCYARTSKNCTTSCGNIDNIRYPFRFKNDPENCGHKESELTCENNHTVAYLDSTKYYVESINYNNFTIRVVDAGFQKDNCSSIPRHYLNVFDNESWASPYKWDLLRQALHYEEKYYQSLMFINCKDPVPSSPLYVDASSCINNSGYWYVKVGYTNVTDLVDSCRIEQMVVASLMPKEVKNISYMDLHRIMSYGFELSWAFACCFNYQENRCNLQDARAINGFCTQFIIQFSKIREQPYGLALNH